One window from the genome of Candidatus Hydrogenedentota bacterium encodes:
- a CDS encoding flagellar biosynthetic protein FliO, which translates to MTRSIRLAAGLLVLAFMAAAQQVPGENYDTTEAPALDLPQYAPSELRGEGDAEAEKIRQVQAQMDAAGQPPETRPARMPEEPSMTRNVLRTLASLCLVLALIVAALWLVRRLGRNTPMLAGVELGQLAGKVHLSPRMCLHYVRTGGKMLIIGVTPNGMSLIAEFDEAAFPTAPAAAPVQPVSPETRRAESFLGELQASLRAQEQPASPGPSEEAELDALRRDVQRLQQYLEGRMRDSRD; encoded by the coding sequence ATGACGCGTAGTATCCGGCTTGCCGCGGGATTGCTCGTGTTGGCGTTTATGGCGGCGGCTCAACAGGTTCCCGGTGAGAATTACGATACGACCGAGGCGCCGGCGCTCGATCTCCCCCAATATGCCCCGTCCGAATTGAGGGGGGAGGGCGATGCCGAGGCGGAGAAAATCCGACAGGTGCAGGCGCAAATGGATGCGGCCGGGCAACCGCCGGAGACGCGCCCGGCAAGAATGCCCGAAGAACCCTCCATGACGCGGAATGTCCTGCGCACGCTCGCATCGCTTTGCTTGGTGCTGGCGTTGATCGTGGCGGCGCTGTGGCTCGTGCGCCGCTTGGGCCGCAATACGCCGATGTTGGCGGGCGTGGAATTGGGGCAGTTGGCCGGCAAGGTGCATCTGTCGCCGCGGATGTGCCTGCACTATGTTCGCACGGGCGGTAAAATGTTGATTATCGGCGTGACACCCAATGGCATGTCGCTCATCGCGGAATTCGACGAGGCGGCGTTTCCAACGGCGCCGGCGGCGGCTCCGGTTCAACCGGTCTCGCCGGAGACCCGTCGCGCTGAATCGTTTCTCGGCGAGTTGCAGGCGAGTCTGCGCGCACAGGAACAACCGGCATCCCCCGGACCTTCCGAAGAGGCCGAATTGGATGCGTTGCGCAGGGATGTTCAGCGGCTCCAGCAATACCTGGAGGGACGCATGCGTGACTCGCGGGATTGA